Proteins found in one Aspergillus puulaauensis MK2 DNA, chromosome 8, nearly complete sequence genomic segment:
- a CDS encoding uncharacterized protein (COG:Q;~EggNog:ENOG410Q9VG;~InterPro:IPR013154,IPR013149,IPR002328,IPR036291, IPR011032,IPR020843;~PFAM:PF00107,PF08240;~go_function: GO:0008270 - zinc ion binding [Evidence IEA];~go_function: GO:0016491 - oxidoreductase activity [Evidence IEA];~go_process: GO:0055114 - oxidation-reduction process [Evidence IEA]), with amino-acid sequence MKGTMRAAQYNTTTNKVEVNEVPIPEPGENEVLIKNVCASLCHSDLMLFWGHTAEKPPTEKVTIGHENTGIVAAIGSKVTGFQAGDKVGCLGCSYACYDCEGCLTHNLFCKEGTGRLHGFTTDGHFAEYSLADYRNTMVLPEGIDMVATAPLFCAGVTAYHAVKQCDLKAGQWLAVIGCGGLGHLAIQYAKSMGLKVIGIDISDAQLESARELGADITYNSLSDAKFSRKLIALTDGGAHAAAVFSGSNAAYTTAPTVLRINGLMIVVGIPKANLSINALDILLGKYRIKGVSSGTPQRMREPIEFSHTHGIKPQLTTFNDLDDIHSTIEMMQTGKTAGRLGIVFK; translated from the exons atgaagGGCACAATGCGCGCGGCACAATACAACACA ACAACCAACAAGGTAGAAGTCAATGAGGTTCCTATTCCGGAGCCTGGGGAGAACGAAGTTCTGATTAAGAATGTCTGCGCATCGCTTTGCCATTCGGATTTG ATGTTATTCTGGGGCCATACAGCGGAAAAGCCACCAACAGAGAAGGTTACCATTGGGCATGAGAATACCGGGATTGTTGCGGCAATTGGAAGCAAAGTGACTGGTTTCCAAGCCGGGGACAAAGTCGGCTGTTTGGGGTGCAGTTATGCCTGCT ATGACTGTGAAGGATGCCTTACACATAACCTCTTCTGCAAAGAGGGAACCGGACGTCTCCACGGGTTCACGACCGATGGCCATTTTGCAGAGTATTCCCTGGCAGATTATCGCAACACCATGGTGCTGCCGGAGGGTATTGATATGGTTGCGACAGCACCACTCTTTTGCGCCGGAGTTACAG CATACCATGCGGTCAAACAATGCGATCTCAAGGCCGGCCAATGGCTGGCGGTCATCGGCTGCGGAGGATTGGGCCATTTGG CAATCCAGTATGCCAAATCCATGGGTCTCAAAGTGATCGGTATCGACATATCAGATGCGCAGCTAGAGTCTGCCAGAGAGCTAGGGGCTGATATCACATACAATTCTCTCAGCGATGCAAAATTCTCCCGGAAGTTGATTGCACTCACGGATGGTGGAGCacatgcagcagcagtttTTAGTGGCTCAAACGCAGCGTATACAACTGCTCCAACGGTATTAAG GATCAACGGACTCATGATAGTCGTTGGTATTCCAAAGGCCAACCTCTCGATAAATGCACTCGATATTCTGTTGGGTAAATATCGCATCAAGGGAGTGAGCAGCGGCACTCCTCAACGAATGAGGGAGCCGATCGAATTCAGCCATACTCACGGAATCAAGCCCCAACTGACTACGTTCAACGACTTGGATGATATCCATTCCACCATCGAGATGATGCAAACTGGGAAAACTGCCGGCCGTCTTGGAATAGTGTTCAAGTAG